The sequence TCGCCCTGAACATTCCCGCATCGGGCCTTGGCCGTAAATGTCCCCTTTATGAAAAGCCCGCCCAGAGCCCTGATCTGCCAATCCCCGTCATGCCGGACCCGCACCTTGTCGGGATAAAGGCTTGCGCCATTCTCGACGAGCAGGAAGCGTGCGCGGTTTGAACTGTCGTCGGACGCGATCTCAAGCCGCAGGGTGCCTGGGTCCCACGGAACCTCGGACTTGGGCAACACCACCTCCACCATGCGGCTGTCCCGCATCTCGCAGGCGGACACGGAACGTTTCGAATCATGGGGCTGATAAACCACCCCGCAACCGTTATCGCTGCTGGGTTCCTCCAGATGATCGCCGAGGAGGAGGCTTTTTGACGACCGGTCATCCGTCAGTCCCAGCAGATAGGGTCTCTCCCCGGTGACCGGGTCGGTATGCATCCGCGCATAATGCTCGGCGACCGCCAGGGAATCCTGAGCTGCAGAAACAAGGGGATGCCGCGCTCGCAAGTCCGCATTGTAAAGGACGAGGACCTGCGAGGGCGACACCCCGGCCGGGGACCCGGCAAACGCCACGCCTCGGCAGAAAATAAACGCGCACAGGAAAAACAGGAACGCGGCGGACAGGCGGCATGAAATCTGGAGCCAGGCAAGCCTTGATATATCCATGTGCATACGCCCCCCCGAAATTCCTAGTTTGGCAAAAAATCGCGAATGACCGGATAGAAATCCCGCAGGAAATCTTCGATCTGCTGCTCCGCCGCCTCCTGGGCGCCATCTCCCTGCACGGAAATTCTCATGAAGCTCTGATCCCGGCGGCGGTGAAACATGGAACCCGTGATCTCGGCAAGCTTCAGGGAAAACTCGTCCGACATGGTCCTGCCGCGCATGGAGAACCAGTAGTAGATGACCTCCCGCTTGTTGCCCATGGCGTACACGGCCCGGGCCAGGTTGACCGCTTCCCCGCCCAGATCCAGCGTGGTGTGCGTGGAGGATATTTCCGTCCAGCCGCCGCCCGGCAAACAATGCTTGGGCGAGTGAATCCTGCCCGCATCGGGGCCGCCGTTGAAAAAGCTCAAATACATGTCGACGCTTGATCCGTCCTCTCTGGCATAGCGCCGGGAGAGGTAGTCCGTCGGCATGAGCACTTTGAGGATGTTTTCGCCGAGGTTTGCCTGCCCGATCATGCGCCAGCCCTCATGGCTGGCCGGGAACTCCCCGAAGGGCCGCCCCAGGGGCACTTCGAGATCGCGGTGATAGCCCATGTATATCCCGGCTCCGGCCAAAAGAAGCATTATGAAAATAAAACGGAAGCGAATATTCATGACCACCTCTTGAGTGCTGCGCCCAGGGCCACGAACATGACCACCGCTGCGAAAAAGACGAAGAATCCCGCGAATTCATGAAAAAATCCTTCGGCTGCCGCCGCTCCGAAATATTGGGCCAGAACCCCCGTGGCGATGACCCGCAAACAGTTGGTGAAGACCGCGATAGGCAGGGTGGAGCCGATGAGCACCACCCGGTCCCGGACCGAGGAATGCAGCACGAAGGCGTATGCCGTGCCCAGGGCCAGCAGGGACATGATGGAGCGCAATCCGCTGCAGGCATCCGCCACTTCAAGGGTGATGTTCGGGAACATGAGGATGTTGCCTTCCTGCCAGATGACGATGCCCATGGCTTTCAAGGCCAGGACCGAAACCTTGGTCACAAAGAGCTTCAGCGGAAAGGCGGCGGCGTCGTAGATGATGTAGGGGATCGGGATCATGAGCAGCAGATAGGCCAAAGGGGCAAGGAGAATCCCAAAAATCCTCCAGCCCAGGATATAGAGCACCGATCCCGCGATGATGACCACCAACGAGGCGCGCATGGTGAAGTATTCCGTGCCCAGCCAGCCGAAAAGAAGCATGGCCAGCCCGAAGAGGACGAGCCCCATGCCGGACTCGGCAGGCTTGACCTCCGCCTCCAGGAGATCGTCCCGACGCATGTAGGCCAGGTACCCGGCGATGAAGGGCACGAGAAAGCCGTGCGAGTAATTGTCGTCGGCAGCCCACTGCCTGACCATGGGGACGACGATCGGCCAATAGACGACCCCGGCGGCAACGGCCAGAAAAACAACCCAGATGATCAGATTCTTTTGATTCTTCAAGAGTTCCATTCAGCTCCCCTCATCCGATGTTCACGTTCCAAAGGCCTGTCCTACTCCCAAACTCCGTCCAAAGCCTCCCGATGCGCGCCCCGTCCGACCAGGCTGCGCACCTTGCGCGCGGCCTGACAGGCGGCCCAGCCTGCCAGGGGAAAAGGATCGAGCAACTCGAAATCATCCATGGCCGCGAATCCGGCCAACACCGCGTCCGGCCGCGCGGCGCTGGATCCGGACAAAAATGCGTGGGCTTTTCTCATCATGTCGCCGCCCAGCCACCGCGTGGCGACGACCGGCGGGTTCAGGGGCGCACTGAAGTCGTTCTCGCCCATGGCACATTTGTAATAGTAGTAGGGAAAATCTATGCCCCGGGCGATGCTCTGCCCGACCGAGCCCCAAAAGCGCGGATTGACGTCGATGAGAAAACTCTTGCCCCGGACCTCGTCATGAAGAAAGTCCGCCTGACACGGCCCGGTCCAGCGCAAATCATCGAGGATGGTCTTCATCGCCGCCGTGGCATCGGGAAAATCCCGGCTGACCCGGACCGTCGGCTGGCCATACGGATGGGGATAGGTCTGCACGGTCCAATATGAGTCCGCAGCGACCAGGGCCCCGTCGCGGTAGAGCATGGCCACTCCCGCAATGGGACCTTCGATTTTCTCCTGAACGAGATAGCGCTCCGGAAGCACGTCAAACTGCTCTGTCATGCCCCGCAGGGCAGTCATGTCGTGCACCTCCATCACCGACCACCCGCCCCCGCCCTGCTTGGGCTTGAGGACGGCAGGGAAATGAAAATCGGACGGCAAGCCTGAAGTCATTGCGTCTTCGAGTTCCACGGTCAGGGGCATGCTCACCCCGAGACGCTCCGCAATGTTTTTGAGAGAGCGCTTGTCGTGCAGACTGATGAGATCCGTGTACTGCGCCATGAAGATGCGCACATGAGGGGCAAGGACGGCGCGATGACGCGCCACGAAATAGGTTTCTTCCAGCACAGGGATAAGAACGTCGATTTTCTCCTTGTCGATGATCCGAAGGAGGTCTTCGACAAAGCGGGCCTCATCCAGAAAGGGCGAAGCGTACACATGTCTGCCGGCGGCATGGCGCGACCAGAATGACATGGCCAGCGGATCGGAATCCGCCATGACCGCCTGGATGCCATGGCGACTTAAATTCTTACAGATGCAGTAGGCAACACGAGTGCTGGCCGAAGTGATGAGTGCGCGTCCCACAGTATCTCCATTCTACACATTGAGATTAATTTTAAGCGCACTATTCATGAAGCTATCTTCCTTGCCAAAGAATTCTTCATGGACTTGAGAAAAGAGAAAGTGCGCGAATTCTTATCAAAATAATTTTTGGGCTTTGAATAATAATTCAAAAAATACATACATTTTCCATACGGGCCGAGCCTGTCTCCAAGACCCTTCACATATGTATTCTTA is a genomic window of Desulfomicrobium baculatum DSM 4028 containing:
- a CDS encoding exosortase C-terminal domain/associated protein EpsI, with translation MNIRFRFIFIMLLLAGAGIYMGYHRDLEVPLGRPFGEFPASHEGWRMIGQANLGENILKVLMPTDYLSRRYAREDGSSVDMYLSFFNGGPDAGRIHSPKHCLPGGGWTEISSTHTTLDLGGEAVNLARAVYAMGNKREVIYYWFSMRGRTMSDEFSLKLAEITGSMFHRRRDQSFMRISVQGDGAQEAAEQQIEDFLRDFYPVIRDFLPN
- the xrtA gene encoding exosortase A, whose product is MELLKNQKNLIIWVVFLAVAAGVVYWPIVVPMVRQWAADDNYSHGFLVPFIAGYLAYMRRDDLLEAEVKPAESGMGLVLFGLAMLLFGWLGTEYFTMRASLVVIIAGSVLYILGWRIFGILLAPLAYLLLMIPIPYIIYDAAAFPLKLFVTKVSVLALKAMGIVIWQEGNILMFPNITLEVADACSGLRSIMSLLALGTAYAFVLHSSVRDRVVLIGSTLPIAVFTNCLRVIATGVLAQYFGAAAAEGFFHEFAGFFVFFAAVVMFVALGAALKRWS
- a CDS encoding ATP-grasp domain-containing protein, whose protein sequence is MGRALITSASTRVAYCICKNLSRHGIQAVMADSDPLAMSFWSRHAAGRHVYASPFLDEARFVEDLLRIIDKEKIDVLIPVLEETYFVARHRAVLAPHVRIFMAQYTDLISLHDKRSLKNIAERLGVSMPLTVELEDAMTSGLPSDFHFPAVLKPKQGGGGWSVMEVHDMTALRGMTEQFDVLPERYLVQEKIEGPIAGVAMLYRDGALVAADSYWTVQTYPHPYGQPTVRVSRDFPDATAAMKTILDDLRWTGPCQADFLHDEVRGKSFLIDVNPRFWGSVGQSIARGIDFPYYYYKCAMGENDFSAPLNPPVVATRWLGGDMMRKAHAFLSGSSAARPDAVLAGFAAMDDFELLDPFPLAGWAACQAARKVRSLVGRGAHREALDGVWE